A genome region from Setaria italica strain Yugu1 chromosome III, Setaria_italica_v2.0, whole genome shotgun sequence includes the following:
- the LOC101783879 gene encoding putative UDP-glucuronate:xylan alpha-glucuronosyltransferase 3: protein MGPLEPRYRPSGAPEDATKRRTSKSKSFKDVESFEVLVLEKNCGCKFKSLKILIIAIISATVLTLITPTLYEHQLQSASRYVDVGWMWDKTNSDPRYASSVDVQWEDVYRALRNLKSGNQDLKVGLLNFNSTEYGSWTQLFPDSHVSTIRLEHAKDSITWRTLYPEWIDEEEETEIPSCPSLPEPNVRRGVRFDVIAVKLPCTRVAGWSRDVARLHLQLSAAKLAVASSKRNHKVHVLFVSDCFPIPNLFPCKNLVRHEGNAWLYSPDSKALREKLRLPVGSCELAVPLKAKSRLFSVDRRREAYATILHSASEYVCGAISAAQSIRQAGSTRDLVILVDETISDHHRRGLEAAGWKVRIIQRIRNPKATRDAYNEWNYSKFRLWQLTDYDKIIFIDADLLILRNVDFLFAMPEITATGNNATLFNSGVMVIEPSNCTFQLLMDHINEITSYNGGDQGYLNEIFTWWHRIPKHMNFLKHFWEGDDEEMKAKKTQLFGADPPMLYVLHYLGLKPWLCFRDYDCNWNNAAMREFASDVAHARWWKVHDKMPRKLQSYCLLRTRQKAGLEWDRRQAEKANSEDGHWRRNITDPRLKTCFEKFCFWESMLWHWGESNNRTKSSPATVTTPSLASS from the exons ATGGGACCATTGGAGCCGCGCTACCGCCCCTCCGGCGCCCC TGAGGACGCAACTAAGAGAAGGACCTCCAAAAGCAAAAGCTTCAAAGATGTCGAAAGTTTTGAAGTTCTGGTCCTTGAAAAGAACTGTGGTTGCAAGTTCAAATCTTTGAAAATCTTGATAATAGCTATCATTTCTGCAACAGTTCTTACCCTCATAACCCCAACCTTATATGAGCACCAATTGCAGTCAGCCTCCCG GTATGTGGATGTAGGCTGGATGTGGGACAAAACAAATTCTGACCCACGATATGCGTCATCTGTTGATGTTCAGTGGGAGGATGTATATAGAGCATTGAGAAATCTAAAAAGTGGGAATCAAGATCTCAAAGTTGGACTCTTGAATTTTAATAGCACCGAGTATGGGTCTTGGACACAGTTGTTCCCGGACAGCCATGTTTCCACTATAAGACTTGAGCATGCCAAGGACAGCATTACTTGGCGGACACTGTATCCTGAATGGAtcgatgaggaggaagaaactGAGATACCCTCTTGTCCATCTCTTCCTGAGCCTAATGTTCGAAGAGGTGTACGCTTTGATGTCATTGCCGTGAAGCTTCCTTGTACCCGTGTTGCCGGTTGGTCAAGAGATGTTGCACGGCTCCATTTGCAGCTCTCAGCAGCAAAATTGGCTGTGGCCTCTTCGAAGCGCAACCACAAGGTTCATGTGCTTTTTGTAAGCGACTGCTTCCCAATTCCGAATCTCTTCCCTTGCAAGAACCTTGTGAGACATGAAGGCAATGCTTGGTTATATAGTCCTGACTCGAAAGCATTAAGGGAAAAGCTCAGGCTTCCAGTTGGATCCTGTGAGCTTGCTGTTCCGCTCAAAGCAAAAT CGAGACTTTTCTCAGTAGATCGGCGAAGAGAAGCATATGCAACAATACTGCATTCAGCAAGTGAATATGTCTGTGGCGCTATCTCAGCAGCTCAAAGCATTCGCCAAGCAGGATCAACTAGGGATCTAGTTATCCTTGTTGATGAGACCATAAGTGATCACCACCGGAGAGGCTTGGAAGCTGCCGGGTGGAAGGTCAGAATAATCCAAAGAATCCGGAACCCAAAAGCTACGCGTGATGCTTACAACGAGTGGAACTACAGCAAGTTCAGGCTGTGGCAGCTGACTGACTACGACAAGATCATCTTCATCGATGCTGACCTTCTCATTCTTAGGAATGTTGACTTCCTGTTCGCAATGCCAGAGATCACTGCAACTGGCAACAACGCAACGCTCTTCAACTCCGGTGTCATGGTCATAGAGCCTTCCAACTGCACGTTCCAGCTGCTGATGGACCACATCAACGAGATCACGTCGTACAACGGTGGAGATCAAGGTTACCTGAATGAGATTTTCACATGGTGGCACCGCATCCCCAAGCACATGAACTTCCTGAAGCACTTCTGGGAGGGCGACGATGAGGAAATGAAGGCGAAGAAGACCCAGCTGTTTGGCGCAGACCCCCCGATGCTCTATGTCCTCCACTACCTAGGCCTGAAGCCGTGGCTGTGCTTCAGGGACTATGACTGCAACTGGAACAACGCCGCAATGCGTGAATTCGCTAGCGATGTCGCGCACGCACGGTGGTGGAAGGTGCATGACAAGATGCCACGGAAGCTCCAGTCCTACTGCCTCCTGAGGACACGGCAGAAGGCGGGCCTGGAGTGGGACCGGAGGCAGGCTGAGAAGGCCAACTCTGAAGACGGCCATTGGCGCCGCAACATCACCGACCCCAGGCTGAAGACCTGCTTTGAGAAGTTCTGCTTCTGGGAGAGCATGCTCTGGCATTGGGGCGAGAGCAATAACAGGACGAAGAGCAGCCCTGCGACGGTGACGACGCCGAGCTTGGCAAGCTCATGA
- the LOC101784288 gene encoding protein trichome berefringence-like 7 → MVTASAGSSRGAPARVAARGGGAGPGPGSPRASPAAIAFAALRRRWRWAPSGASPLERAAHAFLLASAALVLSCALYLYVFRYLGRGGRAVDAAGFVGDAGLGLGLGLGAGAERCDVFDGAWVPDNTGRHPLYNSSECPFAERGFDCLANGRNDTGYLRWRWKPRRCEVPRFAARAALERLRGKRMVFVGDSMSRTQWESFICMLMTAVDDPRTVFEVNGNEITKTIRHLAVRFASHGLTVEFFRSVFLVQQHPAPRHAPKRVKSTLRVDRMDNLSRKWLNSDILVFNTGHWWTPTKLFDTGCYFQAGHSLKLGTSIEAGFRMALETWASWVEKRVDLNRTHVFFRTYEPSHWGDTSQKVCEVTEQPSSEAKGNDKSEFGAILADVVANMKVPITVLNVTLMGAFRSDAHVGTWSYPPTVLDCSHWCLPGVPDAWNELIFSYILTNGWRNMAG, encoded by the exons aTGGTGACCGCTAGCGCGGGCTCGAGCCGGGGCGCCCCCGCGCGCGTCGCGgctcggggcggcggcgccgggcccgGGCCCGGGAGCCCGCGCGCCTCTCCTGCCGCGATCGCCTTCGCGGCGCTGCGCCGCAGGTGGCGGTGGGCGCCCTCTGGCGCGTCGCCACTGGAGCGCGCGGCGCACGCGTTCCTCCTAGCCTCCGCGGCGCTGGTGCTCTCCTGCGCGCTCTACCTCTACGTCTTCCGCTACCTCGGCCGGGGAGGGCGCGCGGTCGACGCCGCGGGCTTCGTCGGGGACGCCGGCCTGGGCCtgggcctcggcctcggcgccggcgccgagcggTGCGACGTGTTCGACGGTGCATGGGTGCCCGACAACACGGGACGCCACCCGCTCTACAACAGCTCCGAGTGCCCGTTCGCGGAGCGCGGGTTCGACTGCCTCGCCAACGGCCGGAACGACACGGGCTACCTGAGGTGGCGGTGGAAGCCGCGCCGGTGCGAGGTGCCGCGGTTCGCGGCCCGCGCGGCGCTGGAGCGGCTGCGCGGGAAGCGGATGGTGTTCGTGGGGGACTCCATGAGCCGCACGCAGTGGGAGTCCTTCATCTGCATGCTCATGACCGCGGTGGACGACCCCAGGACCGTCTTCGAGGTGAACGGGAACGAGATCACCAAGACGATACGGCACCTGGCGGTCAGGTTCGCGTCGCATGGCCTCACAGTGGAGTTCTTCCGCTCGGTGTTCCTCGTGCAGCAGCACCCTGCGCCGCGGCATGCCCCCAAGAGGGTCAAATCCACATTGAGGGTGGACAGGATGGATAATCTCAGCCGGAAATGGCTGAATTCAGACATACTGGTTTTCAACACCGGGCATTGGTGGACACCGACCAAATTGTTTGATAC gggTTGCTATTTCCAGGCCGGACATTCTCTTAAACTAGGTACATCCATCGAAGCAGGTTTCAGGATGGCATTGGAGACCTGGGCCTCGTGGGTAGAAAAAAGAGTTGATTTAAACCGAACACATGTCTTCTTTCGCACATATGAGCCATCTCATTGGGG GGACACGAGCCAAAAGGTATGTGAGGTAACAGAGCAGCCTTCATCGGAGGCCAAAGGAAATGATAAGAGTGAATTTGGGGCTATACTTGCTGATGTTGTCGCCAACATGAAAGTTCCTATAACAGTTCTAAATGTAACTTTAATGGGAGCATTCAGAAGTGATGCTCATGTTGGCACTTGGAGTTATCCTCCGACTGTACTTGATTGCAGCCACTGGTGTCTCCCAGGAGTCCCGGATGCTTGGAATGAACTCATATTTTCTTACATTTTGACAAATG GTTGGCGAAACATGGCAGGGTGA
- the LOC101784824 gene encoding DEAD-box ATP-dependent RNA helicase 17 isoform X2 codes for MLLRRPRAPPYPLRPPSRLVKAATGTGKTLAYLAPIVHLLQMREPRVDRTHGTFALVLVPTRELCLQVYGIAQQLVHRFHWIVPGYVMGGENRAKEKARLRKGISILIATPGRLLDHLQHTASFVYSNLRWIVFDEADSILELGFGKAVEDILENLGSRNGAPDQNKNKGEHIRRQNLLLSATLNEKVNRLAKISLKNPVMIGLDDQKKPSGKTNRLGNSHTSLLSDDDEDRILEKRNDILEHAGAVDDFKLPAQLVQRYVKVSCGSRLAVLLTILKSLFERQISQKVVIFLSTCDSVDFHHTVLSQLEWSSGPQLDMDKKQKFLSCKVFRLHGNMEQDDRKRSFLGFGSEKSAILVSTDVAARGLDFPKVKYIIQYDSPGEASEYVHRVGRTARIGEKGEALLFLQPIELDYLKDLESHGVSLTEYPFQKVLDSFPVNGQKPHKRKMISLDMHPWIMSLQRSLEGFVTAEDATKKLARDAFCSWVRAYTAHRGELKKIFMVKKLHLGHVARSFGLKEQPSLVGRSHQVQLKKRKKEQKRERPAKRRKLPSKK; via the exons ATGCTCCTTCGCCGACCTCGGGCTCCACCCTACCCTCTGCGCCCACCTTCAAG GCTAGTGAAGGCTGCAACTGGCACTGGGAAAACTCTTGCGTACCTTGCACCCATTGTTCACCTTCTCCAGATGAGGGAGCCTCGTGTCGATAGAACTCATGGAACTTTTG CGTTGGTGCTCGTGCCAACGCGAGAGTTATGCTTACAGGTTTATGGGATTGCACAGCAGCTGGTTCATCGTTTTCATTGGATTGTCCCTGGGTATGTCATGGGTGGTGAAAACAGAGCAAAAGAGAAAGCAAGACTGCGGAAAG GAATATCAATTCTCATTGCTACCCCTGGACGCCTTCTTGACCATTTGCAGCATACTGCATCATTTGTTTATTCAAATTTGCGCTGGATAGTTTTTGATGAAGCTGACAG CATTCTTGAACTTGGTTTTGGGAAAGCAGTTGAGGATATTCTAGAAAACTTGGGTTCAAGGAATGGTGCTCCTGatcaaaataaaaacaaaggAGAGCATATCCGAAGGCAAAACCTTCTCTTATCTGCAACTCTTAATGAGAAGGTGAATCGGTTAGCTAAAATTAGTTTGAAGAACCCAGTGATGATTGGCCTTGATGATCAAAAGAAGCCCTCAGGGAAAACCAACAGGCTGGGGAACAGTCATACTTCTCTattatctgatgatgatgaggacagGATACTGGAAAAGCGAAATGATATATTGGAACATGCAGGTGCAGTTGATGATTTCAAGCTTCCTGCACAACTGGTCCAAAGATACGTTAAAG TTTCATGTGGCTCGAGGCTTGCAGTTCTTCTTACGATTCTCAAATCTCTATTTGAAAGACAAATCTCTCAAAAG GTTGTTATTTTCTTGTCAACCTGTGACTCTGTTGATTTCCACCATACAGTACTCAGCCAGCTTGAATGGAGCTCTGGCCCCCAACTTGATATGGATAAGAAGCAAAAGTTTCTTAGCTGTAAAGTGTTCCGTTTGCATGGTAATATGGAGCAGGATGATCGCAAAAGGTCATTTCTGGGTTTTGGTTCTGAGAAATCTGCAATTCTTGTATCTACTGATGTTGCTGCTAGAGGCTTGGACTTTCCAAAAGTCAAGTACATCATACAGTATGATTCTCCTGGAGAAGCTTCTGAATACGTTCACAG GGTTGGAAGAACTGCAAGGATTGGTGAAAAGGGGGAGGCTCTCCTGTTTCTGCAACCTATTGAACTTGACTACTTGAAAGATCTGGAGTCACACGGTGTATCACTGACAGAATATCCCTTTCAAAAGGTTTTGGATAGTTTTCCTGTAAATGGACAGAAACCTCACAAAAGGAAGATGATATCTTTAGACATGCACCCTTGGATAATGTCTCTGCAGAGATCGCTGGAGGGTTTTGTCACTGCTGAG GATGCTACAAAGAAGCTTGCCAGGGATGCTTTCTGTTCCTGGGTTCGTGCCTACACTGCCCACAGAGGCGAACTGAAGAAGATTTTCATGGTCAAGAAGCTCCACCTAGGGCACGTAGCGAGGAGCTTCGGGCTGAAGGAGCAGCCATCGTTGGTGGGGAGGTCGCACCAGGTGCagctgaagaagaggaagaaggagcagAAGCGTGAACGGCCTGCCAAGAGGAGAAAGCTCCCCTCCAAGAAGTGA
- the LOC101784824 gene encoding DEAD-box ATP-dependent RNA helicase 17 isoform X1 — protein MSKKLGKPPPAAAAAVQEEGREELFASCSFADLGLHPTLCAHLQDKMGFQTPTRIQAQAIPVAMSGQHMLVKAATGTGKTLAYLAPIVHLLQMREPRVDRTHGTFALVLVPTRELCLQVYGIAQQLVHRFHWIVPGYVMGGENRAKEKARLRKGISILIATPGRLLDHLQHTASFVYSNLRWIVFDEADSILELGFGKAVEDILENLGSRNGAPDQNKNKGEHIRRQNLLLSATLNEKVNRLAKISLKNPVMIGLDDQKKPSGKTNRLGNSHTSLLSDDDEDRILEKRNDILEHAGAVDDFKLPAQLVQRYVKVSCGSRLAVLLTILKSLFERQISQKVVIFLSTCDSVDFHHTVLSQLEWSSGPQLDMDKKQKFLSCKVFRLHGNMEQDDRKRSFLGFGSEKSAILVSTDVAARGLDFPKVKYIIQYDSPGEASEYVHRVGRTARIGEKGEALLFLQPIELDYLKDLESHGVSLTEYPFQKVLDSFPVNGQKPHKRKMISLDMHPWIMSLQRSLEGFVTAEDATKKLARDAFCSWVRAYTAHRGELKKIFMVKKLHLGHVARSFGLKEQPSLVGRSHQVQLKKRKKEQKRERPAKRRKLPSKK, from the exons ATGTCCAAGAAGCTCGGTAAGccgccgccagcggcggcggcggcggtgcaggaggaggggagagaggagctGTTTGCTTCATGCTCCTTCGCCGACCTCGGGCTCCACCCTACCCTCTGCGCCCACCTTCAAG aTAAGATGGGTTTTCAAACACCGACGCGAATTCAAGCTCAGGCAATTCCTGTCGCCATGTCTGGACAGCACAT GCTAGTGAAGGCTGCAACTGGCACTGGGAAAACTCTTGCGTACCTTGCACCCATTGTTCACCTTCTCCAGATGAGGGAGCCTCGTGTCGATAGAACTCATGGAACTTTTG CGTTGGTGCTCGTGCCAACGCGAGAGTTATGCTTACAGGTTTATGGGATTGCACAGCAGCTGGTTCATCGTTTTCATTGGATTGTCCCTGGGTATGTCATGGGTGGTGAAAACAGAGCAAAAGAGAAAGCAAGACTGCGGAAAG GAATATCAATTCTCATTGCTACCCCTGGACGCCTTCTTGACCATTTGCAGCATACTGCATCATTTGTTTATTCAAATTTGCGCTGGATAGTTTTTGATGAAGCTGACAG CATTCTTGAACTTGGTTTTGGGAAAGCAGTTGAGGATATTCTAGAAAACTTGGGTTCAAGGAATGGTGCTCCTGatcaaaataaaaacaaaggAGAGCATATCCGAAGGCAAAACCTTCTCTTATCTGCAACTCTTAATGAGAAGGTGAATCGGTTAGCTAAAATTAGTTTGAAGAACCCAGTGATGATTGGCCTTGATGATCAAAAGAAGCCCTCAGGGAAAACCAACAGGCTGGGGAACAGTCATACTTCTCTattatctgatgatgatgaggacagGATACTGGAAAAGCGAAATGATATATTGGAACATGCAGGTGCAGTTGATGATTTCAAGCTTCCTGCACAACTGGTCCAAAGATACGTTAAAG TTTCATGTGGCTCGAGGCTTGCAGTTCTTCTTACGATTCTCAAATCTCTATTTGAAAGACAAATCTCTCAAAAG GTTGTTATTTTCTTGTCAACCTGTGACTCTGTTGATTTCCACCATACAGTACTCAGCCAGCTTGAATGGAGCTCTGGCCCCCAACTTGATATGGATAAGAAGCAAAAGTTTCTTAGCTGTAAAGTGTTCCGTTTGCATGGTAATATGGAGCAGGATGATCGCAAAAGGTCATTTCTGGGTTTTGGTTCTGAGAAATCTGCAATTCTTGTATCTACTGATGTTGCTGCTAGAGGCTTGGACTTTCCAAAAGTCAAGTACATCATACAGTATGATTCTCCTGGAGAAGCTTCTGAATACGTTCACAG GGTTGGAAGAACTGCAAGGATTGGTGAAAAGGGGGAGGCTCTCCTGTTTCTGCAACCTATTGAACTTGACTACTTGAAAGATCTGGAGTCACACGGTGTATCACTGACAGAATATCCCTTTCAAAAGGTTTTGGATAGTTTTCCTGTAAATGGACAGAAACCTCACAAAAGGAAGATGATATCTTTAGACATGCACCCTTGGATAATGTCTCTGCAGAGATCGCTGGAGGGTTTTGTCACTGCTGAG GATGCTACAAAGAAGCTTGCCAGGGATGCTTTCTGTTCCTGGGTTCGTGCCTACACTGCCCACAGAGGCGAACTGAAGAAGATTTTCATGGTCAAGAAGCTCCACCTAGGGCACGTAGCGAGGAGCTTCGGGCTGAAGGAGCAGCCATCGTTGGTGGGGAGGTCGCACCAGGTGCagctgaagaagaggaagaaggagcagAAGCGTGAACGGCCTGCCAAGAGGAGAAAGCTCCCCTCCAAGAAGTGA